Below is a genomic region from Vitis riparia cultivar Riparia Gloire de Montpellier isolate 1030 chromosome 5, EGFV_Vit.rip_1.0, whole genome shotgun sequence.
GGCCTCAGGAATGAGCTTGGCTAACCCAAAGTCCCCAACATAGGCAACCATGTCATCATCAAGAAGAACATTGCTTGGCTTTAGATCCCCATGAACAATTGGTGTCTGGCATTGGTGATGAAGATAATCCAGAGCATTAGCCACATCAATTGCGATATCCAATCTTTGTCTGAAGCTTAAATTTCTGGATTCATGATGCAGCCAGCTATCTAGGTTCCCATTAGGCATGAACTCAAATACTAGAGCCTTAAAATCACAACCTTTGTTGTCCACACTTGAACATGAAGTTATGATTCGAAGCAGATTCCGATGCTGAATATTCCTGAGGACCTTGCACTCAGCCGTGAAACTCTTGGCAGCTCCACGTTGTTGAAGGTTCAGTACCTTCACTGCAACAGGTCTTTCGCCTCGACTTAGAATTCCTTTGTATACGGAACCAAAACTTCCCATGCCAATCAAGTTGGAATAAGCAAATCCACTAGTTGCCTTGAGGTGCTCTTTGTAAGAAACCCTCAAGTACCCATATCTTAAAAAAGTGGAAGAAGACTTCATTACTGCCTTTTTTCTCCCATAGCGGAGAACTGAAGCCACTATGAAAGCCAAGCAAGAAACACCAGTAAATCTTATGGCTATAACAATTTTGGTTGAAAGATGCTTCCCCTTGCCATGCTTTGCTGACTCTACATCAGAACAAGCTGGCAGCTGAAGTTGAGGGATTCCCCCACAAAGCTTCTTGTTCCCAGTGATTGAAATCCCACtcacatttttaaaaactcctcCACTTGGAACCTCACCTTCAAGGTAGTTATAAGACAGATTTAAACTCAGCAAAGCGGAAAGATGTTGTAGTTCTTTGGGAATCATTCCAGACAAGTTGTTGCACGAAAGATCTAGGATTTGAATTCCTCGCAAAGAGCTAAAGGACAGGGGGGTGTTTCCCTGGAAGGAGTTTCTTGCCACGTCGAGGTACTCTAATACCGAACAGCTGCCAAGTTCCCTGGGGATTTCCCCTGACAAGTTGTTGTCAGAAACAAGTAACTGATTTAGGTTTTTCAGTTGACCAAAATCTGCTGGAAGAGAACCGGTGAATGTGTTTTGCTGTAGGTAGAGTGATCTCAACTGATTGAAATGGTCAATGACATTTTCAGGTACACTACCATTCAACTTATTGTGATCGAGGAAAAGAATTTCCATATTTTGGCAGTTCCTGAGAGATGTAGGAATGTTCCCTTCCAAATTGTTGTAGCCCATGTCAAGGTAGTATAGTTGACTTGAGTTCCCGAGGGTGGATGGGAGCAGACCTGATAGCCTGTTCCAATTTAACTCGAATACTCTTAAATTCTGAAGCTTGCCAATTGAAGTGGGAATGACACCAGTGAGATTATTCCGCATTGCACTGAAAACAGTTAAGCTGATCAGGTTTCCAATCTCTTTTGGGATGCTTCCAGATATTTTGTTGTCTCCTATGATAAGCTTCTCCAGATGGGTTGAGCGATTAACAATGGAGATGGGTAACACGCCCCTGAAATTATTGGCCTGTAGATTGACAAGTCTTAAACTGCTGATATTGGGCAaagaatatagaaaatttaaatcgCCTTGCATGCCCCTTCCTAAATTATTGAATTCAAGGGTTCAACCAATAGAGATCCTTGAGCACTCCTAAGCTATCAGGGACTTGGCCAGTTAGATAATTGTTACCTAGATCTAAATGTTCAAGTCCTGAAATATTGGATAGTGTATCTGGAATTACTCCCGTAAACTGATTCCCTGCTATGCCAAACTTGCAGAGTTGAGGAAAATTAAACCTCATGTTTGGAGTAAAATTTCCAGACAGAATGTTGCCAGATACAAAAAATTCAATGGCAGATGACCAATTATAGAGTGAGGGAGGAATCATACCAGATAGGTTATTTACatccaaatataaatatttcaagcTCTTCAAACGACCTAATTCATGTGGAATATTTCCCTCCAAATGATTGTATGCAACGGACAGATGTTGAAGAGATGACAGGTTTCCCAAAGTAAATGGGACAACCCCTGTTAGATCGTTGGCACCAAGCCATAGAAGTAGGAGTTTCAACATATGGCCAACGTGCAAGGGAATCTGCCCGGTCAGATTGTTCCTtgttaagtccacagtcttgAGGTTTGAACAGTTGGTCAGCTCAATGGGAATCTCACCTTGGAGAGAATTTGTGCTGAGATTGAGATGCTGCATTCGTCTCAAAAGACCAATGTCAGTGGGGATAGAACCCTGCAAGTTATTGTTGGACAACACCAACTCTCTCAGGAATGTTAAGTTCCCAATAGGAGGTAAGGAACCAGCTAAGCTCTGACCCTCCAACCTCAAGGCTGTGACCCTCTGACGTCGGCGACTGCATGTAACCCCCTGCCAATGACAGAAATGCAGTGAGTCATTCCAGGAACTCATAACTCCATTCGGAACATCAACCAGATAATTCTTGATGGTGAGCAATGCAAGCTTATCGGtttcatttccaaaattgggCGTGCTGGAAAGTGATTCCAACGTCTGCGAACTAATGCAAATGACAAGGTTAACAAGCAAAACCCACCACTGTAATCTCAAGCTAAAGATTGGCATCTCCATTAATGGGGATTGGATCGTCTCATCAGGATACGAACTGCTTCTTGTCTATTTAAAATGAGTGCCTCCCTCTCAATTGGGGAAGAGCACAAAAAGCTGTTCAAATGTATTCCAGCGATGACTTGAATTTGTGAACTTGAGTTAAATTCTAGTCCATCTCCactaaaaaaagaacaaataaaaatgaggGAAAACAAATCACCAATGGGGTCTTTTTATGTCATCATGGTTATACAGTTGGCTAACAGCTAAACTGGGCCTTTTTGGGAAACCTGAGAGCTGGGAGTTTTACAATCCCTTTTTTCACGTTGAGAAGATATCTGGGTGGGTTGACTGGAAGTAAAAGCATTGATTCAATGCTCCAAGATCAAGCatggtttttccatttttatttatttatttatttattccttttttataATGTATTGGTTGGTTACATCTTGGAAACCTATCAATTTCGGAATGGAGTTTGGCCGTTGACTTGTTCAAAGTGGCAGACTAGTTATTAGACTTCTACATTGTTccacaataattttaaaaagtatttttagcatttctaatacttaaaaataaaaatttttaaatattaaaaaattactaaaaacacttcatagAACCTACCAAACGGACTTTTCATTTTCTGTAAAATATGGAGACCCAACAGCCAGGAGGAGTTTGATAGAGCTATATCCATTGTTTGTATCTCGCATTgtttatatgtaattttaagtgtctttttcttcattttttttttcacataccTCATGTTGTATCTCATGCTTATGATagttttattttacaaataaaagagGAGCACACggacatattaaaaataaataaataaataaaagagaatatatttatttttttgtttatgattGTTTGTACCTcatgtttttcttaattttatctaacttttctaatttatttttaaacaaatagaTTCAACCATAACTGACACTTGATACATaaaattctcttatttttaaaaatattaatttgaaactcaaaaaccattttaattagtattaaaaaaaagtcaaagaatTTAAAACCAATCCGACTAACTTTAACAAGCCAAAGAccaaaatttattctcaatggcttttttagttttttttttacacataaGTCAACAAGTTATGCAACATCCCTTGAAATGGAAGATGGATCTTAAAATGATAATAGCCCTTGAAGAGGCATATGTACCTAAAAAGAGCGAGATCTTCATAGGTCATATAAAATGGGATCAAGATAACATCTTCTTTCCAAAGTGacttaatatcattaaaaataataagaatccCAATTAAAAAAGGTACAAAACTAGTAGTAAAAGTGGAAAGAAGTAATCCAAACATATCTAAACTTGTTACTAAAACGAGAAATATTAGAACCCAAAGTCCAATGCCTAAAgatgtaaaaataaaagaacataaaGTATAAATCCTATTGGATAAAATGAGTATTTGTATTaaaatgctataaaaaaaataagatcacGAGACATCAAACGTTACTTATAGCATGTagtttctagaaaaaaaaaaaaaaccatgtatTAGCTCTCTTAATAACTCAATTGCCCTTAAGGACTTCATACATATTTTCTAAATGTAGCTCTAAGTTCTTTAAATGGATCTATGAATAATGACATATACATGAAAATACCttgaaggaaataaattaaaatctcaaatgtgtgaaattcttgaagaatttaaaatgtttgaaGCAAATGATTTAAAACCTtatagcatgtactcaatcaaactATAACAATCCTTATATGGATTGAAGCAATTCGAGCATATATGGTAAGACCGCCTTAGTGAAAATCTCCTAAAAGAAAGGAACTCCAAAAGATCTCACAAAATAGCCAATTATTTCaagaagaaatttgaaataaaagatctggaaaaaaaaaaaaaagatattgtCTTGACCTACAAATAAAGCATTGTTCAAATGGcttattagtccattagtttatatacaaaaagaaaGTATTAAAGCACTTTTATATGGACAAATCGCATCCACTCAATTTTCCCATGGTTGttcattcacttgaagtgaacaaagaCCCATTTCAACCTATAGAAGAAAATGAACAATTACTTTATCCAGAAGTATCATATCTCAATGCAATCGGTCCATTAATGTATATTGCAAATTGTACTAGACCAAACATAACATTCTATGTCAATTTGCTAGCAAGATACAATCTTGCCACAATTACAAGATATTGAAATAAgattaaacatatattgtgaTACCTTCATGGGACAAGTGACATGAGCTTATGTTATTCAAAGGAATCAAAATCGCAATTGATTAGGTATGTAGATATAGGATATCTTTTAAATCCTCATAAAGCTCGATCTCAAACAAGATATGTTTTTACTTACGGAAATGTTGCAATATTATGGAGATCGATTAAGCAAACAATGGTTGTCACTTcctcaaatcattcaaaaatactAGCAATTCATGAAGCCAGTCATGAATGTGTATGGTTGAGATATATGATAAAGCATATACAAGAGTTCTATAAATTATCCTCTATCAAAGATACTCTGACAATATTACATAAAGACAATGTTGCATGTATTGCATAAATCAAAGGAGGATATATTAAAGATGATCGAACTAAGCATATTTCTCCAAAGTTCTTCTATACACACGAGCTTCAAAAGAGACATGAAATCAATGTTCAACAAATAAGATCAAATGATAATCTTGTCAACTTATTCACAAAAGCCCTACCTACTATGACATTCAAGAAGTtcatatattaaattgaaatgCATTAACTCAAAGATCTTAACACTGGACCATTAAAGGCAACACAATCACATCATCATGAGGGGGAGCATCATCATAGAATGTTAGCATATTgtactcatttttctttcatctagATTTTGTCCTATTGGGTTTTACTTACAAGGTTTTTAATAAGGTAGTTCTAACAATCAATGTCTACCTAATTCTTTTCAGTAGTGATGATCATTCAAGGGggaatgttataaatatatatagatatttgtAAATGACCTCACAACTATCTATGGAGATCTTTTATATTCtttgcaaaaaaaattaaataccatatttaattttgattttccaaCTCCTATAAATAGGAGACTTCAATGAATGAAAGATACAACTTTCAAAGTTCTTGCATAACTCTActtctctatttcttttcttcctctattttcttttctaacaattctccatatttatataataatttttttaaaaagataatactataaaaacaaaagaaaattactaaaaatattgtATGAAGTGAAATAGGATGTGGTTGAGTgattaatgataatttttatttgtggaCTAGAGCAAGGACTAACTTAAAAGACTAGCAAGTCTTGCAAGTAACGAGTAATAGACTTGGCAAGTGGCTATGTAGTAGCTTTGgttaagaaagataaaaaaaaaaaaaaagctactaCAACTTTTGTAGTATTTCGAGTATCATCCTTAAGGACTggcttttgtttgaatcctaaaGTGGAAAACGACATGtaaataatgtgaaactaagtaaaagaaattaaattaataacaaaatgaatattgatttcaaattcaagtgattcaagtttgggactttccacaatccaacttagggtatagaaattagagaaaataagGGTCTTTTTAAGtcatatgatcttagggttttgggatccttggccccTCACGATCAACTTGAattctataactcaaaaatccatctgaagcctaatttttcttttttaaaacaaattcctaaACCATCAAATggatgagattgattatcaactcaagatttggctttttaactcttcctactccttataccTTTGTTTTGGGGTAAATAATGATAGGGAAGaggaggataactaatgatcaagaattactaAGAATCACTAATATCGGGTAATAACCTACTGTATCATTAAGTAAACTAACTCACAATGAcaagataaaaaattgataaattgtcacccaaccaataattagtttcattgttataataattcaCCCATTGTTCTTGTAGGTTttctagcccttaggttttcatgcttcaagctcCAAGTTGACTTCTTAGCCTCTCATGAGGGTGATGTTACATTCACAATCCacaatagggtaaaaatccataatttgaattagaagaaactaaaaacaatatatttaataaagaagaaaaaaaaaaaaccaaagttctcgtttTCTTCTACCTCCAATGTCAAACTATTCGGAAAAAGATCCAAGATGATTAAAACCCTAGAACTAAGagaatttatataatatcatcaattacctaacatatGGCATACTCTCATAGGCCACTTATTCCAatataattacctaaaaatgactcaaaaaataataaaatggcgATTTCTAGTTGCGTGGGACCCACTTAAGGCGATGGAGTACCCTAGATGAAATTCCCAAGGTAGAGGAGGTGAAACATCATATTAgaagtgggtgaattcgaaattggggtcatttcgaattggatttcgaattcataagttgaatttcgaaatggCCCTTTAACTTTATGCAACTGTTTTCAAATGATCATaacttcatttcaactccgatttgtacactgtttgaagcgttggactttTGACTTCCTGATCTTCAAAACGGTATATAGTATACCTAAAATAAATTCGAAAAGTACtccaaatttattctcaaaatcaGAGTATATGTTGCCACcagattttgagttctaaatttccatgcagttgaatcttgcttcatgcctcatttcccatgttttcttgccttctttcttactccataatggtcatctTTCATCtttcaaactcatgatatcctcgtcTTGCCTTTCCTCATGTTCTATGAGTCTTGACTagcttatttcctcatttaactctttcttgatctttcaaaaatgtaaagtgattcaacttgcatcattttcttccctcaaacctgagataaatctccaaaatactAGCTAAACTTATAGCTAGGACCTTAgaattgatttaggtcaagttgggtgattttagtgtcctttggtgcacaaattgTATCGAacatgtgccattagagcacatatttttgCTCCAATCACCTAACTTTAGTAATTATTCTATCTTGCTTTTACCAATTTTTCTATCCAACTTTTCACTATGTCAGATGACTAATGGCCTTGGGGAGGTTTCTCAAATTCGTAactagaatatatttttttgtataaaagaaataatatataaaatattttaaagctTGTATATGATTGTAATTAgacaaagaaatattttagatcataaaatgaaaaagttataAGAAAAATGAGCCTATGAGAACCATTCATGTTGATCGATGGAGAAAGAGGGCTCAATAAAAATGTCCGTAGTTCAAGGTAgagatataaataataataaaaaatgagatatttcGAGACCAATAATTATATATGTCTCTATTCTTGATAGTATTCTTTATCGCAAAACCAAATATTGTTTATGAAACTTTATGTAATTTTGTGtcgattattttattatttttgttcttccGTTGGTATGTTTATGGCGGTGCTTCGATTGGCACGAGAAGTACACTAGCAGAACAAATGGTACAAGCCAGAGCGGCAGCTGTGGTCTTGGCCGCACTCCCCTCTGCTCATCACCAGGAACACCCTCAGCCACAATTCCCGCACCAGCTTCAAGGTATGGAACCCATTCCCGGTCGATTAGACATTTTTTAacccattgtttttttttaagaaaatcagtCATGAGATTTTATAATCTCTTCTTTTAGTTGACAAGATATCTCAGTGGAGTCACTGTGATTTTACATGGGTGGATTGACCAGAAGAAAAGAATTGATAATTCAGtgcaaaattgattttataaaaaataaaaaaagtaacgTATTTGTTGGTTACACCCTGGATGGGttatcaatttggaaatgaggttaGGTCAATTGTCTTGTACAAATTGACAGACTAGACTTTCTGTAGAATATGCACTGACACTAGGCACCAGTTTTCCAAACAAATCATTAGTAAAGAAAGAAGTTGGAGCCATGGAGCTTGCTTTGAACGATGAGGAATAGGTCATTGGAATTCATTTTCTCAGGAGACATGTTTTATGCTGAATCCTACATCAATTAGGACTTTCTCATTCAGCTGGCTTTTTGCTGCATGCCAACAAGCCAGACAGTTTGGTTTCATATCTAAATAAGACACTACTTTAGCATCCCATAAGAATGATGGGGCAGCAGAGATTATAGATGCTGTGAAGGATCATGCCCCTTTGTTTATTAGTAGCCACTTTTAGATATTCCAACCATCAAGATTCTTGCTGGGAATGCTTCCTTCCACCCTAGCCTATGTTAAAGAGGAGAGATAAAAAATCCTATCGGGGAAAGAT
It encodes:
- the LOC117915169 gene encoding putative receptor-like protein kinase At3g47110, encoding MEMPIFSLRLQWWVLLVNLVICISSQTLESLSSTPNFGNETDKLALLTIKNYLVDVPNGVMSSWNDSLHFCHWQGVTCSRRRQRVTALRLEGQSLAGSLPPIGNLTFLRELVLSNNNLQGSIPTDIGLLRRMQHLNLSTNSLQGEIPIELTNCSNLKTVDLTRNNLTGQIPLHVGHMLKLLLLWLGANDLTGVVPFTLGNLSSLQHLSVAYNHLEGNIPHELGRLKSLKYLYLDVNNLSGMIPPSLYNWSSAIEFFVSGNILSGNFTPNMRFNFPQLCKFGIAGNQFTGVIPDTLSNISGLEHLDLGNNYLTGQVPDSLGVLKDLYCLRLVNLQANNFRGVLPISIVNRSTHLEKLIIGDNKISGSIPKEIGNLISLTVFSAMRNNLTGVIPTSIGKLQNLRVFELNWNRLSGLLPSTLGNSSQLYYLDMGYNNLEGNIPTSLRNCQNMEILFLDHNKLNGSVPENVIDHFNQLRSLYLQQNTFTGSLPADFGQLKNLNQLLVSDNNLSGEIPRELGSCSVLEYLDVARNSFQGNTPLSFSSLRGIQILDLSCNNLSGMIPKELQHLSALLSLNLSYNYLEGEVPSGGVFKNVSGISITGNKKLCGGIPQLQLPACSDVESAKHGKGKHLSTKIVIAIRFTGVSCLAFIVASVLRYGRKKAVMKSSSTFLRYGYLRVSYKEHLKATSGFAYSNLIGMGSFGSVYKGILSRGERPVAVKVLNLQQRGAAKSFTAECKVLRNIQHRNLLRIITSCSSVDNKGCDFKALVFEFMPNGNLDSWLHHESRNLSFRQRLDIAIDVANALDYLHHQCQTPIVHGDLKPSNVLLDDDMVAYVGDFGLAKLIPEATEISSSDQTSSALLMGSIGYVAPEYGIGGSMWPQGDMYSYGILLLEMLTGKRPTEHMFSDGLSLHSFSKMALPERVMEIADSNLVGESGEAINNIANHGDMESRMQHCLASIARIGVACSEESHGDRMDIKDVVMELNIIKEVFLGVGIHGERHIRMQLPAEGTSQLGGD